The following proteins are co-located in the Myroides profundi genome:
- a CDS encoding acyl-CoA dehydrogenase family protein: MMQISSKDIDILRSEVGESIKLGTLTDKQLQVIYDNKLFNMFVPEYLGGLGVSLIEALQVEEQLARVDGSLGWTVTMCAGANMFVGYLESFLAKMIFQDPKVCFGGSGQIDGIAKVSRDGYIVNGTWDYIVGLPHCTVLTLNCQIEEKGELLYNEDGSPYFKTFFFFPKEVTVIEDWQSIGLKATASHSVKIKEFRVSSNRAFEIDSNHPVINEQTYQYPFMSFALLTLTANHLGMQEHFMDELKKYFTGELYNKYFEFKAELFYQYEEKFIERRAAFYSLVQSSSEEILLNGKLSDQTSAAIDKMCKDLVYKGRNAVLKVVPYLGMGAMDYTTEMNRIIGDILTASQFSLLLPDSLE, translated from the coding sequence ATGATGCAAATATCATCCAAGGATATAGATATTCTTAGAAGTGAAGTAGGTGAATCTATTAAATTAGGAACATTAACGGATAAGCAATTACAAGTTATCTATGATAATAAGTTGTTTAATATGTTTGTGCCAGAATATTTAGGTGGACTAGGAGTAAGTCTGATTGAGGCTTTGCAAGTGGAAGAACAGTTAGCTAGAGTAGATGGTAGTCTAGGATGGACAGTGACCATGTGCGCAGGGGCTAATATGTTTGTAGGGTATTTAGAGAGCTTTCTTGCTAAAATGATTTTTCAAGATCCGAAGGTGTGTTTTGGAGGAAGTGGACAGATAGATGGTATCGCTAAGGTATCTAGAGATGGGTATATTGTGAACGGTACTTGGGATTATATCGTAGGGTTGCCCCATTGTACTGTATTGACTTTAAACTGTCAGATAGAAGAGAAAGGAGAATTGCTTTATAATGAAGACGGTTCGCCTTATTTTAAAACGTTTTTCTTTTTCCCAAAAGAAGTAACTGTTATTGAGGATTGGCAGTCTATTGGGCTGAAGGCTACTGCGAGTCATAGCGTTAAGATTAAGGAGTTTAGGGTGAGTAGCAATAGAGCCTTTGAGATAGATAGTAATCATCCTGTTATTAATGAACAGACCTATCAGTACCCCTTTATGTCGTTTGCATTATTAACTTTGACTGCTAACCATTTAGGAATGCAAGAGCATTTTATGGATGAACTGAAAAAGTATTTTACAGGAGAATTATATAATAAGTACTTCGAATTTAAAGCAGAGTTGTTCTACCAATATGAAGAAAAGTTTATAGAGAGAAGAGCCGCTTTCTATAGCTTGGTCCAGTCTTCTAGTGAAGAGATTCTATTGAATGGGAAATTATCAGATCAGACGAGTGCAGCTATAGATAAGATGTGTAAAGATCTTGTTTATAAAGGGCGTAACGCTGTTCTGAAGGTTGTACCTTATTTAGGAATGGGGGCTATGGACTATACCACAGAGATGAACCGTATCATAGGAGATATTCTTACAGCGAGTCAGTTTAGTTTATTGTTACCTGATAGTTTAGAATAG
- a CDS encoding M3 family metallopeptidase, which produces MSALNYPFNTVHGTAPFTQIKTEDYIPAFQKAIQDTKAEIDAITANVATPTFENTLEALAYSGMELDVLSNIFFNLNSAETNDEMQKIAQEVAPMLSALGNDISLNEELFKRVKAVYEQKETLNLTIEQETLLTKNYKSFVRNGALLSEDKKERLRAIDAELSTTALKFGENVLAETHKYQLHITAEKDLAGLPEGAVEEAKALAEQEGKEGWIFTLDYPSYIPFMTYADNRELRKEMAIASGKKAFQDNEHNNEANVLKIVNLRHERANLLGYATHAHFVLEERMAQSPDKVNAFLEELLAKAKPAADKEFAELTAFAQKADKVDVLEKWDGSYYSEKLKQERFSLDDELLKPYFQLENVLDGAYQVANKLYGLVFTEVHSIEKYHADVRTFEVTNEQGDFIAVFYTDFFPRKGKRNGAWMTSFKNQYIKDGINERPHISIVCNFTKPTATKPSLLTFNEVTTLFHEFGHALHGMLANTTYPSLSGTNVYWDFVELPSQVMENWCYEKEALELFAKHYQTGETIPMELVEKIKESASFLEGIATVRQLSFGLLDMGWHGQDPTTITSLKDFETKQFASTQQYPDVKENAMSTSFSHIFQGGYSSGYYSYKWAEVLDADAFAYFKDNGIFNKEVATKFKDYVLSQGGTDHPMTLYKKFRGQEPTPDALLKRAGLL; this is translated from the coding sequence ATGTCGGCATTGAACTATCCATTTAACACCGTACATGGTACAGCACCATTTACCCAAATTAAAACGGAAGACTATATACCTGCTTTCCAAAAAGCAATACAAGATACAAAAGCAGAGATAGACGCTATTACTGCTAACGTTGCAACACCTACCTTTGAGAATACGCTAGAGGCATTAGCCTACTCAGGAATGGAATTAGATGTATTATCTAATATCTTCTTTAACCTGAACTCGGCTGAGACCAATGATGAGATGCAGAAAATAGCGCAAGAGGTAGCTCCAATGTTATCTGCATTAGGCAATGATATCTCTTTAAACGAAGAGTTATTTAAACGCGTAAAAGCAGTTTATGAACAAAAAGAGACACTAAACCTTACTATAGAACAAGAAACCTTATTGACAAAGAATTATAAAAGCTTTGTCCGCAATGGTGCATTGTTATCAGAAGATAAAAAAGAAAGATTAAGAGCAATAGATGCTGAACTGTCTACTACAGCCTTAAAGTTTGGAGAAAACGTATTAGCAGAAACACATAAATACCAACTACACATCACAGCCGAGAAAGACTTGGCTGGTCTTCCTGAAGGTGCTGTAGAAGAGGCAAAAGCTTTAGCTGAACAAGAAGGTAAAGAGGGATGGATATTCACATTAGACTATCCTAGTTATATCCCTTTTATGACCTATGCTGATAATCGTGAGTTGCGTAAAGAGATGGCTATCGCTTCAGGTAAAAAAGCCTTTCAAGATAACGAACACAACAATGAGGCTAATGTCTTAAAGATCGTAAACCTACGTCATGAGAGAGCTAATCTACTAGGATATGCTACACATGCTCACTTCGTATTAGAAGAGCGTATGGCACAGAGCCCTGATAAGGTAAATGCTTTCTTAGAGGAGTTATTAGCAAAGGCTAAGCCTGCTGCGGATAAAGAGTTTGCTGAATTAACTGCTTTTGCTCAAAAAGCAGACAAAGTAGATGTATTAGAGAAATGGGATGGTTCATATTATTCTGAGAAGTTAAAGCAAGAGCGTTTTAGCTTAGATGACGAATTACTTAAACCATACTTCCAGTTAGAGAATGTATTAGACGGTGCTTACCAAGTGGCGAATAAGCTATACGGATTAGTATTCACTGAAGTACACTCTATAGAGAAGTATCATGCAGATGTGCGTACATTTGAAGTAACGAACGAACAAGGAGATTTCATAGCGGTATTCTATACAGACTTCTTCCCACGCAAAGGAAAGAGAAACGGTGCATGGATGACTTCATTCAAGAACCAATACATCAAAGATGGTATCAATGAAAGACCGCATATCTCTATCGTGTGTAACTTCACTAAGCCAACCGCTACTAAGCCATCGCTACTTACATTTAACGAAGTGACGACTCTATTCCACGAGTTTGGACATGCATTACATGGTATGTTAGCAAATACAACTTATCCATCGTTGTCTGGGACTAATGTGTATTGGGACTTCGTAGAATTGCCAAGTCAAGTGATGGAGAACTGGTGTTATGAGAAAGAAGCTTTAGAGCTATTCGCTAAACACTATCAGACAGGAGAGACTATCCCTATGGAATTAGTAGAAAAGATCAAAGAGAGTGCGAGCTTCTTAGAAGGAATAGCTACAGTACGTCAGTTGAGCTTCGGTTTATTAGATATGGGATGGCATGGTCAAGACCCTACAACAATCACAAGTCTAAAAGACTTCGAAACAAAACAATTTGCCTCTACTCAACAATATCCTGATGTAAAAGAGAATGCAATGAGTACTTCATTTTCTCATATCTTCCAAGGTGGTTACTCATCTGGATACTACAGTTATAAATGGGCAGAGGTATTGGATGCTGATGCATTCGCATATTTCAAAGACAATGGTATCTTCAATAAAGAAGTAGCTACTAAGTTTAAAGATTATGTATTATCTCAGGGAGGCACTGATCACCCAATGACATTATACAAGAAATTCAGAGGTCAAGAACCTACTCCTGATGCTTTATTAAAAAGAGCGGGATTGTTATAG